CCGGGCCCGTGCGCTGGTACGTGCATTTTATGCTGCACTATCTCACGGTTCCGCAACTGATCGGCATGGCGGTGCTCTTTAATCTGCTCCAGCACGTCGCAGGCGTGGCGCTGGAAAATCTGCTGATCCTCTGGGCGGCGCCGGCTCTGTTAAGCACCTGGCAGCTTTTTTATTTCGGGACCTATCTGCCGCACCGCCTGCCCCAGGCGGGGTATCAGCCTCCCCATCGCGCCGTCAGCTCCGATTTTCCGGTGTGGCTCTCTCTGTTGACCTGCTTCCATTTCGGCTATCATCTCGAGCATCATCAGCAGCCCACCCTGCCATGGTGGCGGCTGCCGGCCTGCAAGGCAACGAACAAAAAGGGTTAACCGGCAAAACGCGCGTTTAGGAATTACGAGGAAACAAAAAATCCCGTGATCCTGAAGCAAAGGGATTAAGTAAAAGGGTCGCTGCCGGCGCAACCGCACAGGCCGCTGAAGGCCGGTT
This bacterium DNA region includes the following protein-coding sequences:
- a CDS encoding beta-carotene ketolase, producing the protein VQTWLYVGLFITAHDAMHQAVAPGRRRINRWVGRIAVLSYALFSFDKLLRRHGLHHSFPASDRDPDFHDGVHTGPVRWYVHFMLHYLTVPQLIGMAVLFNLLQHVAGVALENLLILWAAPALLSTWQLFYFGTYLPHRLPQAGYQPPHRAVSSDFPVWLSLLTCFHFGYHLEHHQQPTLPWWRLPACKATNKKG